Proteins from a single region of Haloterrigena alkaliphila:
- a CDS encoding winged helix-turn-helix domain-containing protein, whose protein sequence is MTNDDPVGWEGDVNESVVEEWLESTTKFERVRGVLRSTTTPQYAKEIANRARVSEPTARKHLETLAETGFAETVATGRGKRYKRSRQAVAMQRVSDIHRELSREELTAGIKDLRAQIREFRDEFDASDPGDLAFQLESDANEGWEAVSEWRAAENDLEVAKAALALYDFDPDAGSGEEGGSDSTQRGSFADETLDASA, encoded by the coding sequence ATGACCAATGACGACCCCGTCGGCTGGGAGGGCGACGTGAACGAGTCGGTCGTCGAAGAGTGGCTCGAATCCACGACGAAATTCGAGCGGGTCCGCGGGGTGTTGCGTTCCACGACGACGCCGCAGTACGCGAAGGAGATAGCAAATCGGGCTCGCGTGAGCGAACCGACCGCCCGAAAGCACCTCGAGACGCTCGCGGAGACGGGATTCGCCGAGACGGTCGCCACGGGTCGCGGGAAACGGTACAAGCGCTCCCGCCAGGCGGTCGCGATGCAGCGGGTCAGCGACATCCATCGGGAGCTCTCCCGGGAAGAACTGACGGCGGGAATCAAGGACCTCCGGGCGCAGATCCGCGAGTTCCGGGACGAGTTCGACGCCTCGGACCCCGGCGACCTCGCGTTCCAGCTCGAATCCGACGCGAACGAGGGGTGGGAGGCCGTCTCGGAGTGGCGGGCGGCGGAGAACGACCTCGAGGTCGCGAAAGCGGCGCTCGCCCTGTACGACTTCGATCCGGACGCGGGTTCCGGAGAGGAGGGCGGGAGCGATTCGACCCAGCGCGGCTCGTTCGCCGACGAAACGCTGGACGCGTCGGCCTGA